Proteins encoded together in one Ignavibacteria bacterium window:
- a CDS encoding lipoate--protein ligase, producing the protein MKLILNDNNDPTVNLALEEYCVRNLDVENEIYMLFYINEPSIIIGKHQNTIEEINKKYVDDKGIKIVRRISGGGAVYHDFGNLNFSFITKYSPEFFHNFEKFTKPVVETLREMGVDAELGGRNDIVAGGKKISGNAQFTNLKSMFSHGTLLFNSNLDDVVQALNVKADKIESKGIKSIRSRVANISEFLDESMTINEFKERITNSIFKEYESLPLYILTEKEWEHVHKLSEQRYKTWEWNFGRSPEFNIQKVNRFDFGQIDVRIFVKDGEIQNIKFYGDFLGYGDSEDIENKLAGILFKDEDVESALKNMDLKYYFGNIELKDFVKFICD; encoded by the coding sequence CTCGAAGAATACTGTGTAAGAAATCTCGACGTGGAAAATGAAATATACATGCTTTTCTACATAAATGAACCGTCCATAATCATCGGCAAGCACCAGAATACAATCGAAGAAATAAATAAAAAGTATGTTGATGATAAAGGAATAAAAATTGTAAGAAGAATTTCAGGTGGCGGTGCTGTTTACCACGATTTCGGTAACCTGAACTTTAGTTTCATTACAAAATATTCTCCCGAATTCTTTCATAACTTTGAAAAGTTTACTAAACCCGTTGTCGAGACTCTCCGTGAAATGGGTGTGGATGCAGAGCTCGGCGGCCGCAATGACATCGTTGCCGGCGGAAAAAAGATTTCCGGCAATGCCCAGTTTACAAACCTGAAGTCAATGTTCTCTCACGGTACATTGCTGTTCAATTCAAACCTTGATGATGTTGTTCAGGCTTTGAATGTTAAAGCAGATAAGATTGAAAGCAAAGGTATTAAATCCATTCGCAGCCGCGTGGCAAACATTTCTGAGTTTCTTGATGAAAGCATGACAATAAATGAGTTTAAAGAAAGGATAACAAACTCTATATTTAAAGAATATGAATCGCTGCCTTTATACATATTAACTGAAAAAGAGTGGGAACATGTTCATAAATTGTCTGAACAGAGGTACAAAACATGGGAATGGAATTTCGGACGTTCTCCCGAATTCAACATTCAAAAAGTTAATAGATTCGATTTTGGACAGATTGATGTACGCATTTTCGTTAAAGACGGCGAGATTCAGAATATAAAGTTTTACGGCGATTTCCTCGGGTACGGCGATTCAGAAGACATTGAAAATAAACTGGCTGGCATTCTCTTCAAAGATGAAGATGTTGAATCAGCACTGAAAAATATGGACCTTAAATATTATTTCGGCAATATTGAATTAAAAGATTTTGTTAAATTTATTTGTGATTAA